CCCACCCATCACGCCGCCGCTTGCTCCCCGCCTGCCCCCTCACTACATAAACTCCCCTTCCCGATGGACCTAGAGGACCCACTATGCCTGTCACTGCTGGCCAGTACTGCTCTCCAAATCATGTCACTAGGCCACTAGTTGTTTGGAGTCGACCTAGTCGCCGCATCTGCTGGAGCCGCACAAATCCCATCACAAAGCAGACGCCAGCAGTGGTACATGGCCTGGTGTTGGGCCGTCATGCTGCTGTTGGCTCCATAGATGTTGGAAGAGAAATGTGAAGAACATGAGAGCGTTGAGAGGTAAGAAAAGGAGAGCTGGGTGACAAGACCGAGTCAACGAAACAAGTGGGATGATGTCATAGTACTAAGTCCAACAGGCggtcaaaaaataaaacaaaaaataaaaggtAAGCAAATCAGTGGGCATTTCTGGGAGTCAAGGACGTCCTAAATGTACAGTAAAATAAAAGGTAAGCAAATCAGTGGGGTTTCCTCATAACGTGACTTATGCGAACATAAAATACATACTTCCTCCTAACCAAAATGAAAGTCTTTTACGACGAGTGGCTAGTTCGAGCAGGTTGGTGTGCTCACTAGCCGCCACCTGCGTTTGTGGCTCTACCTCCGTAGGGTGGCTGCTCATGTTTCCTTTTCTTTAAGAAAATGCCACCAGGGATATCAGGGCCTCACTTACCAGCATGGGAGGAGACATAAGGCAGATGCAGCATGAAACGTGCTATCTAGCTGTTAGGAAAGAGGATTTGACTATGGGAAAGGTTTTCTCCGCTATCTTCAAATCTGTTGGAGTTTATATTCTTATCCTTTCTTAGCCACCAAGTTGTAACTGGGCTATAAATAGTCACTACTAGTCGATCAATAAAGACAAGCAAGAATAATCCCAATTTCTCATCCCCTGCTATCTGCAGCTGGAGCCTCCTCTCTCCCGTCTAGACAGCCACGGGTAAACGAGACGTCCAGCCTCATCCTCCTACCAGCCATGATCACAACCTCCGCTCCTATCCTAAACCCTTCTTCTCACCTTTACGAACCACAACCCATGACAAGGGGTTAGTCCCTGGTTGGTCGAGTTTTTTCAAGTCTTTTAGGACATGACACGGTCTTCAAGATGATATTTTGACCATCAGTTCTGTGCAAACATGTGTCCTCACAAATAAATAATTATACATTACGGAATTGTATTTCATGATAAAATATTTAATATCAGTTTGATAGTTTGGATGTATTACTTCTTCTTTACAGATGGTCAAACCCTCGAACCGTAAGCAGTATGAAGGCCTCAAAACTTGACTGGTAAAATTTAAAACGAAATTTCGTTTTGGATGAGAGGTAGTACCTCTTAACATTATCACGTCCCTTGATTGCAAACAAACTTTGATAGGTAAAATAGCTGAATGTGAGTAGCATAGTTGTGGGAAAAAAAAACTCGGAGGACTATTCAATAGTAACTGACTGGCAAGAAATCACAATAAACGATTGGTTTTTCAATGGtttaatcagtactccctccgttccaaattactcgtcgcagaaatggatgtatctagaactaaaatacatctagatacatccatacctacgacaagtaatttggaacggagggagtagataagaaTAAATTGTCCACAAGAAAACAACACActagcaagtactccctccgttccaaaatagatgactcaactttgtactaactttagtacaaagttagtataaagttgggtcatctattttggaacggagggagtaacagatAAAAGCTCATGCTTGGTCTATGGTGTTATCTTTGTAACTGAACTGTTTGTTTCCTATATTTTCGAGGTTGCTAATGTTGTTAAATTTCGTACGAGAAACATAGAGCATGGGTCTTACCTTTCTGACAATGTAAGATTCACCGACAAAACTCAATGGTTCTGTAAATACAGTAAGAAAACCATTCCTATTTCCATAGATAACATCAGTAAAGTATCTATCACCAACCTGGGAAAATGGGGGAAATATTAAAAAAATCAATACATACTGATATTAAGTAAGAACAGTCTGAACTGATAATAGCCATTCCTACCAGCACAAGATCTGAAGCTGAGCAGTCAAAATAACTCTCTATTTCCTTGGCTGCCCCAGCAGGCTTCTTTGCATCTGCAGACAATAGAGGAAACGTATAAACATATTAATATTATCCCTATTATTTTTTATGTGCACCAATAACGacaggaagcttctacctcacattGTCAAATTACGTTTCAGAAAGAAGATGATATAAAAACAGACTCAATAAGCATCTAAGTGCAAGTTTGCAATACAGAATTTTAGTGCTTTGGTATCATGGGATGCAATTCATACTTAACAAAATGGAATTTCTGAATGAAGTTACCATTATAAATATATCTGGTGACAGGCCAATTATCTTATTTTCATAAAGATGGCATTAGACTCTCATAGTATGCAAACTCCCATTTCCCTAAGGAGATCAATTCAGATATTTTGGAAATGGATAGTTCTAGAGCTATGAGGTGTCTGGGCACTTACCATGCCTAATCACATGAACCCCGTCGATAGTCGCCTCAATCGTACTGGCATCCGACCCATCTGGATCATACTGCTTCAACCCTGCACTGGCCCAAACACATCAATTCCATCATCACGCAAACATTCCGCCCAATTCAACGTTTTCTAAGAGCAGCGCGACCAAGCCAGACCTGCGGAGTTGCTGTAGACAGCGATGGCGCCGGGGAAGGCCGCGCGGCACTGGTCAAACGAGGCGGTCAGCAGCGGCCAGAGCTCGGGAGCGTAGGGCGCGGTGAGGGTGTTGTCCTTGTCGAAAACCACGCCGCGGAACCCGGCGCGGCGGAGCTCCGCCCAGTCCAGCCACCGGATGTCCTGCACCGACACGTGCGGCAGCGCTAGACGCGGCTCGGACGCCGCGACGGCCACCACCGCGGCCACGCCTCTCGGGTTGAAGCGCTGGCCCAGCGCGCGCGGCCAGGACGCAGCCGCGCCCATGGGTGTGGCTCTGGCGGTCGTGGAGGTCGCGGGAGTGGGTTCGGTGTTGGGGTTCGCGGCtttgtggggaggaaggagggaagCGCGGGAAGCTGGAGGGAGCAGTGGCGCCGGCGGCGGCCTTAGCATCAGAGCGGCGACGAGATTGTTGCTGTCGCCGGGTGTGCCCGAGTGGGGGAGAAGATCGGATGGATGTTCTTGCAGATGGACGTATGCCAATATGGCCCCACAGGCTGAGCTACAGTGGAAAGACGAAAGCGCATTTTTCATCTCAACTTATTGtgaagtacttcctccgtcccataatataaaaacatttttgaGTGTAGtaccaaaaatgttcttatattatgggatagagAGAGTACTGTAGTAGTATGAGTTTTGTCCCTAAAACATTTTTTTAAACCCTAAAACTTATGTTTTGGGGCCGTTCGGAAACTCTTCGCTGCGGAGCGGAGCGGCATCCAGTGAAATTTCGGCAAGCTGCAAAATGGGCGCTCCGCCCGCTCCGCTCCCTGGCGAAGGAGCGGAGTATTACCGAACACAGCCTTAACCTATGTCTTTCCCAACTTCTAAAGCAGAATAGACTTTTTTTTTCTCGTAGTGGCATTCCTCGGGTAAACCTGGttttgactctctctctctctattcttcGTCCCTCCATGCTTAATAGCCAGTAGATTTAGTCCCTCACTATTCCTCTCGTGAGTTACAGCCGTTTGTTCAATTGGTGTCCGGAGCAAATCATCCCTCTCCTCACTCTCGTCAATGTTCGCCCCTTCGCTTGTGAGAGCCACCATCATTGTTACGACGAAGGCATGTAGCTAGCGGCGAGAGGTGTTGCACGGACTCAGTGACACGACACATGGAGGGAGCAAGCCACGCTCGGTGGAGTTTAGGTGGAGGTGGGAAGGCTTGATCATTGGCCAGTGGTGGATGGGTGAAACTAGTGGTGCCGGTGTTGGAGATTGTTGTCACTGGCGAGGGGGGGAGACGAGTTGCTCCCATCGCCAACCTCCTAGAACGGCGCCGCCACCTCGTCCATGTTCCCCGGTGCACATCTAAAGCGGAAGGACCTACCCCTATCGTCGCCTCCGAGAGCAACACTGCTACCTGGATCTTTGCGCCTCGATGTACATCTAAAGCGGGAGGAGCTGCTCTATAATACTTCTATGATGTAACTATATTTTTTGGTATTATAATTTTTTATGTACATGCGATATACACATCATTTATACATAGTTTTTCCACATGTTCTTATTATTTTTATTGTACTAACATACTAATCCGGTGTCGATTGCTATTATTTTTGCATTTTTTATGTAATGCAAAAAATATTTTTAGGTACACAAAAACGACATTGATATAAGTATTACAGGAAACCTTGCTCTAGAAGCCTAGTTGGAAGGGACCTACCAGGGCTCCACACACCCCTGTCATGCGGCCATGGCCTAGGTTCCATGGGCCCATCGAATGGAGCCCATGGACCTCCTCTCCACTGCCTCTCAGGGCCCATTTCTCTATATATACACCAAAACCCTAGtcatatttttttggaatttttataCTACCACCTCGGGCGATTTTGAAGCGGAGAAAGAAAGCCCTTTTCTCGCACTCCGTCGAAGAGGGTTAAATCCATTATCAGAAGAGACTCTGGACCTCCCAGGGCCATGAataccaaggactagaggggaaacccttctcccatctaggggaggcCAAGAAAGAAGATGAAAGAGGGGGACCCCCCCTCTTTTGGTAGTGccggaactgaaggaaatatgccctagaggtaataataaagttattagttatttcctcatatcatgataaatgtttattattcatgctagaattgtattaaccggaaacataatacacgtgtgaatacatagacaaacagattgtcactagtatgcctctacttgactagctcgttgaatcaatgatggttatgttacctaaccatagacatgagttgtcatttgattaacatgatcacatcattagagaatgatgtgattgacttgacccattttgttagcttagcacttgttcgttttagtttactgctattgctttcttcatgacttatacatgttcctatgattatgagattatgcaactcccgattaccggaggaacactttgtgtgctaccaaatgtcacaacgtaactgggtgattataaaggtgctctagaggtgtctccgatggtacttgttgagttggcatagatcaagaataggatttgtcactccgattgtcgaagaggtatcactgggacctctcagtaatgcacatcactacaagccttgcaagcaatgcaactaatgagctagttgcgggatgatgcattggagaacgagtaaagagactttccggtaacgagattgagctaggtattgagataccgatgatcgaatctcggacaagtaacataccgatgacaaagggaacaacatatgttgttatgcggtttgactgataaagatcttcgtagaatatgtaggaaccaatatgagatccaggttccgctattggttattgaccggagacgtgtctcggtcatgtctacatagttctcgaacccgtagggtccgcacgcttaaagttctgtgatgatcggtattatgagtttatatgttttgatataccgaaggtagtttggagtcccggatatgatcactgacatgacgaagagtctcgaaatggtcgagacataaagattgatatattggaagcctacatttggacattggaagagttccgggtgaaatcggaattttaccggagtgctggaggggttaccggaaccccccgggggttaatgggccttgttgggccctagtggagagagagggggggggggcggccagggcaggccgcgcgcccctccccctctggtccaaattggactaggaaggggggcggcgccccctttccttctccttctcccccttcctttccccctcctagtaggagtaggaaagaggggagtcctactcctactaggaggaggactcctcctcctagcgcgccctacaaggccggccagccttcccctttgctcctttatatacgggggcaccctagaacacacaagttgatcattgatctctcccagccgtgtgcggtgcccccctccgccaTAATCCACAtcggttaggcgaagccctgcgacggtaacttcatcaacatcgtcaccacgctgtcgtgctgacgaaactctcctttgagctctactggatcgtgagttcgcaggacgtcaccgagctgaacgtgtgctgaacgcggaggtgtcatacgttcggtactgaggatcggtcgaccgtgaagatgtacgactacatcaaccgtgttgtcataacgcttccgcttaacggtctatgagggtacgtggacgacactctcccctatcgttgctatgcataaccatgatcttgcgtgtgcgtatgaatttttttgaaattactacgtccccaacagtggcatccgagccgggtttatgcatagatgtcatatgcatgagtagaacacaaaggaggtgtgggtgtgggtatatacatattgcttgccgtcactagttgattcttgattcagcgacattgttggatgaagcggcctaaaccgacattacgtgtatgcttacgcgatactggttctaccgatgtgcttcgcacacaggtggctagtgggtgtctgttactccagctttagttgaatcggattcaatgaacaaggttctttctgaagatcaaaaaacaatcactatactgcgttgtggtttttgatgcgtaggtaagaacgattcttgctcaacccgtagcagccacgtaaaacttgcaacaacaaagtagaggacgtctaacttgtttttgcagggcatgttgtgatgtgatatggtcaagacgtgatgagatataagttgttgtataagatgatcatgtttttgttgaagttatcggcaactggcagaagccttatggttgtctctttattgcataagatgcaagcgccaaataattgt
The Triticum dicoccoides isolate Atlit2015 ecotype Zavitan chromosome 3A, WEW_v2.0, whole genome shotgun sequence genome window above contains:
- the LOC119269267 gene encoding phosphatidylglycerophosphate phosphatase 1, chloroplastic-like, whose translation is MLRPPPAPLLPPASRASLLPPHKAANPNTEPTPATSTTARATPMGAAASWPRALGQRFNPRGVAAVVAVAASEPRLALPHVSVQDIRWLDWAELRRAGFRGVVFDKDNTLTAPYAPELWPLLTASFDQCRAAFPGAIAVYSNSAGLKQYDPDGSDASTIEATIDGVHVIRHDAKKPAGAAKEIESYFDCSASDLVLVGDRYFTDVIYGNRNGFLTVFTEPLSFVGESYIVRKVRKLEAYIINYWYKKGHRPLKHPLLPDARTIVKFDPCEGPVSPRA